The sequence gattgaaataaataattttgagtAACTAAAGAAATAGTTGATAAATAAAAACTCACATAATCCTATCTCCTGTCTGGTGGTTAGTCTTTGAAAACATTTGATTCCCAGATTAgtaattctgttttttttgtttttttaggaCCCTTTTCACTTTTGTCATTAAGGTCCGTTGATTGCGGAATTGATATTTCCATCgaatgtgaatttacattttgtATTTCGATCAAGTTTTCCATAGGAAGGGGCTGTGGTTCACTATCACATTGATAGGACAGGATCAGCCTAGAGGCCGCGTGGAACGATAGCGAACCCCCTTCCCACATTCCCATTTACAAGTTTCGGTAATGAAGTCCGCTAAAATAAGAAGTCAACTTTCATTTCACCTTGACTTTGCTTTGTTGCCTTAATATGTcattttcacacacaaatttaatttaatgcaATACTTTcataactttttttattttcaattttttcgctGAAATTAACAAGATATATGAATTAGAATTGCTGCTTCAATTCACCCACATAAAATTAATAATGGTCTTTTTGCACTTATTGAAATTGTTTTCTATGGAAAAATgatcattttaaatttttgccttaatattattttaaaattttactgaattgAAGCCGTGCATTAACAATCAAgatatattaataaaataattattgcACATTACGAAATTCTCAGATTGGTATGTACGAAGGTAAGCGTCCTAACTTCGGTCGTTGTCGAATGGCAGTTTGAACCTTATATTTGTCGTCTTCTCTATCACTTTCATCACTATTATCACTGTTAGTTAGAACAATATCGGTGTCTAAAAATGTTCTCTGAGTATCTTTTTTTGTTGCATTTCCTATATGACCCTGTTTCATTTTCTCCACTTTTTTCATAACTCGCTTGAGTTGATCCTTTTGTGCACCACTTAGCTGTTCACTATCATTTTTGTCTGTTTTGTCAAGATTATCCAAATAGTATCGTCTGACAGGAGCTATATTTTCTGGGTGAATTATCGTTGATTCCATAGGTGGTCTGAGAGAAATACTTTTAGACTCTTGTGAAGTTTGTTGTACGTTATGCCAATCATTCTTTCGTCCATGCGGGTAGGGACATTTAACTTTTTTGCACAATCCCAAACGATCAAATTCAGGACAAACAAAAACGTGACGACGCTGACACTTGAAAGAAATTTAATGGAATAGAAAATTATTTGATAGAAATCGATTGATGTTTATTTTGGAAATACCTTATCTGCTAGTGCGCAAAATCCTTTCAGAAAATCTTcgcaaatccgttcattttcgctaacttttttatgcaaatacGGACACTCATTTCGATCACAGCGCCCTTCGAGATAAAAATGACACACCggcattttttcaagcgatatGTTATGAGATAAAAGACAATTAGAATTTGAACATTCTCCCTTCAGGAATCTGTTGATCAAATAGCATTAATGCACATTCCATTACCGAAAATACAAAACACGCACCTTGAACAAATTGAGACTTGATTCGGATCATGTAGCTTAGGGCATCTACCCTGCATATACGCTGCACATCTTCCTAAGCgccgaaaaatttgacaaggaACATTACATTTTCGCATTTTGTTGGTAAGGAACAGAATGCTTTTTTGCTTGGCCAAACTGAGAATGTAAGGAGACTATAATTTGATTGATCCAATATGCGTACAACATAATACCTTAAATGAGCTCTCGTTCGATGAACATCCGTTTTGACAAAAGTACCATCTGTTTTCGGCTTGTATGTCAGACCACCGATGTCGATACGCCTTAGTTTGGCATCCGAAGAACTATCATCCAGAATTGACGGTACTTTTCGAAGCTTCGTTCCTCTTGAATTTAGCAGAAATCTGGTTCCTCTTATTTTAAGACACCTTTCCCGGTTGGAATTGGCAATTGCGGAAGACTTCATCAATGATTGTGTTGCTGATAACTGCAATTTATTGGTCGAAGATCGATAAAGCACCCCGTTGATATTTATCATGACTAGCTTCTTGTTTGGCGAGGCAAACGTAATATTGGGTGAGACCTTGCCTGTGGATGGTGACAATGGCGTTGCAATACGTCTCCTGTGAAAACATAATAAATTGTTATGAACATGAACCCTACTTTTTACTGTAGATAAACTTCCAATTTGAGCAGCTTCCGATCAGTAACAATTACATTCTGTGGACTCATAGTGCCAGGTCTAATTAGCGAATACCGTCGAATGAATGCATTTGATTTGGCAATTGCATGCGAGGAATATGATATTCGATTGAGTTTTTCGGGAATACCGTTTGTATCGATTGAACTAAAGCGCCTTTTTGTCACTTCAGGTCTTGCATGTTGCACTGTATCTGCTCGTACCACCGGGGTAGATCTTACCAATTTATTTTTACTTATTTTAACTAACGGTGCCAAAAGTGGTTCCCGAACGATTCCAGCAGATCGCAACGGCACAGCAGAGGAAGCTCGTATCAGCTTCCGTTTAGTGTGTTTGATTATGGGATTTAATGGAACAGGCGCAGCTGAAGCCAAGGTCATGTCGCAAAAATCCGAAGTATTATGAAGTTTCTGTTGATGTAATTTATTGATGAAAACTGGATTCAGGTGAATATTTGGGACATTTGAAATTGGGATGGGCATATTTGAAACGGTGGAAACTATGCTGGTTGTAGTTTTCGGAAGAAAATTTCGATTGATATGGGCTTTCTTAAAATCCGGATTGATGAAAATCTTTGAACGCTGTGGTTCTGGTGCATCCATTGTCACAAGTATTTATATTGATCCGCCaagaaaaacaacaaaacgaaACGGGGAACACACAAATTACTGAACATTCGCGAAAAAGTGTACTGATCACTTCCTCCAGCTAGGAGAATTTTACGATTTGCTTGCTTTGTTTTAGTAATTCGTTTTATGACAGctacagggatgccaggtcattttttcaaaaatctgcgatGAAACCCAAAAccagtctgtgaaaatctgtgaccgttttccgtaccccaatagcagttgaaaatcaatttggtgagcaaaaaaaaaggtctcactgccAACACGCTCTGAACCTTTTGCCTCTACCGCtcgtgtactttttggtgctaaactgtgctcgatttccaaaatctgtgaaaatctgtgatttattcaagaatctgtgaaaatctgtgaacctgacatccctggacAGCTATCCAGCTATcgtcagcgttgccaggtcatttttttctaaaatt comes from Malaya genurostris strain Urasoe2022 chromosome 3, Malgen_1.1, whole genome shotgun sequence and encodes:
- the LOC131437175 gene encoding zinc finger CCCH domain-containing protein 3 — its product is MDAPEPQRSKIFINPDFKKAHINRNFLPKTTTSIVSTVSNMPIPISNVPNIHLNPVFINKLHQQKLHNTSDFCDMTLASAAPVPLNPIIKHTKRKLIRASSAVPLRSAGIVREPLLAPLVKISKNKLVRSTPVVRADTVQHARPEVTKRRFSSIDTNGIPEKLNRISYSSHAIAKSNAFIRRYSLIRPGTMSPQNVIVTDRKLLKLEVYLQRIATPLSPSTGKVSPNITFASPNKKLVMININGVLYRSSTNKLQLSATQSLMKSSAIANSNRERCLKIRGTRFLLNSRGTKLRKVPSILDDSSSDAKLRRIDIGGLTYKPKTDGTFVKTDVHRTRAHLSLAKQKSILFLTNKMRKCNVPCQIFRRLGRCAAYMQGRCPKLHDPNQVSICSRFLKGECSNSNCLLSHNISLEKMPVCHFYLEGRCDRNECPYLHKKVSENERICEDFLKGFCALADKCQRRHVFVCPEFDRLGLCKKVKCPYPHGRKNDWHNVQQTSQESKSISLRPPMESTIIHPENIAPVRRYYLDNLDKTDKNDSEQLSGAQKDQLKRVMKKVEKMKQGHIGNATKKDTQRTFLDTDIVLTNSDNSDESDREDDKYKVQTAIRQRPKLGRLPSYIPI